The following are from one region of the Ruficoccus sp. ZRK36 genome:
- a CDS encoding DNA topoisomerase III, producing MKTLVIAEKPSVAGDLARVLGRIPRKGDHYENDEYIIDSAVGHLVELIMPEDISADYKRWTLKTLPIVPKTFKLRPIDKTKKKFQELKKHIARDDVGMIINACDAGREGELIFTYIMDLAKGYKKESRRLWMSSMTPDAIRNAFSNLRSSEEMQPLQDAARSRSEADWLIGINGTRGATVQFGRRGGTAATVGRVQTPTLTLVYERECEIRGFKPRTYWRILADFHVHAGDYPGVYQKPDFKKGDDEHDRADRLWEKEEAERVLSDVRAAATAVVTEEKKRSKQASPRLYDLTTLQREANNRYGFPAGMTLNIAQALYEKHKMITYPRTDSRALPEDYGNTVRGTLSSLPEPYAVHAEKVLNNDWVYTGNKRIFNNKQVSDHFAIIPTNTSSKKLQEREQKIYDMITRRFMAVFFPSAEYDVTTRMSELGGHTFKTEGKVLAFPGWLEVYGKGGNGEDTLPPLSPEDGSPAKSALTEARLEEDQTRPPPRYTEATLLAAMEGAGKFVEDEELRDAMKERGLGTPATRAATIDHLVKERYIEREGRELAPTQKAEDLVKFLRTFKIDALTRPELTGEWEHKLRQMEEGELSREQFMKGIVSMTEEMISNLNAPPPAKETHLRSPLDGTPLMEDHRAWFSQESLDIKGRAIPKISVNKVIGNRKLVPDEVETLLEKREIGPLDGFKSRMGKAFSAVLKLSEKDNGSLRVELDFGDSGNGGDEDIDLSQFPVIGISPVDGSPVHETPNAYISEGKDAKGRAAFRMSRNMLGKALPPEQIKKLLTEKKTDLIKGFRSNRTKRLFDAFLTLKDGGKIGFEFPPRPAKKAAKKAAKKSETTEQES from the coding sequence ATGAAAACCCTTGTCATAGCGGAGAAACCCAGCGTCGCCGGAGACTTGGCGCGCGTTCTTGGCCGCATCCCCCGTAAAGGCGACCACTACGAAAACGACGAGTACATTATCGACTCGGCGGTCGGCCACCTGGTCGAGCTCATCATGCCTGAGGACATCAGCGCCGACTACAAGCGCTGGACGCTGAAGACCCTGCCCATCGTCCCCAAGACCTTTAAGCTCCGCCCCATCGACAAGACCAAGAAGAAATTTCAGGAGCTTAAGAAGCACATCGCCCGCGACGACGTGGGCATGATCATCAACGCCTGTGACGCCGGGCGCGAGGGTGAGCTGATCTTTACTTATATCATGGATCTGGCCAAGGGCTACAAGAAGGAGTCCCGCCGCCTCTGGATGTCCTCCATGACCCCGGACGCCATCCGCAATGCTTTCTCCAATCTGCGCTCCTCTGAGGAGATGCAGCCCCTGCAGGATGCCGCACGCTCCCGCTCCGAGGCCGACTGGCTGATCGGCATCAATGGCACCCGTGGCGCCACCGTGCAGTTCGGTCGCCGTGGCGGTACTGCTGCCACTGTGGGCCGCGTCCAGACCCCCACCCTCACCCTCGTCTACGAGCGTGAGTGTGAGATCCGCGGCTTCAAGCCCCGCACCTACTGGCGCATCCTGGCGGACTTCCACGTCCACGCTGGCGATTATCCCGGTGTTTACCAGAAGCCCGACTTCAAGAAGGGGGATGACGAGCACGACCGTGCCGACCGCCTCTGGGAAAAGGAAGAGGCCGAGCGCGTCCTTTCCGACGTCCGCGCAGCCGCCACCGCAGTCGTCACTGAGGAAAAGAAGCGCAGCAAGCAGGCTTCCCCCCGGCTTTACGACCTGACCACCCTCCAGCGCGAGGCTAACAACCGCTACGGCTTCCCGGCCGGGATGACCCTGAACATCGCTCAGGCCCTCTACGAGAAGCACAAGATGATCACCTACCCGCGTACGGACTCGCGGGCCCTGCCCGAGGACTACGGCAATACCGTCCGCGGCACCCTCTCCAGCCTCCCGGAGCCCTACGCCGTCCACGCCGAGAAGGTCCTCAACAACGATTGGGTCTACACCGGCAACAAGCGCATCTTTAATAATAAGCAGGTCAGCGATCACTTCGCCATCATCCCGACCAACACCAGTTCGAAGAAACTCCAGGAGCGCGAGCAGAAGATCTACGACATGATCACCCGCCGCTTCATGGCTGTGTTCTTCCCCTCGGCCGAGTACGACGTCACCACCCGCATGAGCGAGCTCGGTGGCCATACCTTTAAGACCGAGGGCAAGGTGCTCGCCTTCCCCGGCTGGCTCGAAGTCTACGGTAAGGGCGGCAACGGCGAGGACACCCTCCCCCCGCTTTCCCCCGAAGATGGTTCACCTGCAAAGTCCGCGCTGACCGAGGCCCGCCTCGAAGAGGATCAGACCCGCCCGCCACCGCGCTACACCGAGGCCACCCTGCTCGCCGCCATGGAAGGCGCCGGGAAATTCGTCGAGGACGAGGAACTGCGCGATGCCATGAAGGAGCGCGGCCTGGGCACCCCGGCTACCCGTGCTGCCACCATCGACCACCTGGTCAAAGAGCGCTACATCGAGCGCGAAGGCCGCGAGCTGGCCCCGACCCAAAAGGCCGAGGACCTCGTAAAGTTCCTGCGTACCTTTAAGATCGACGCCCTCACCCGCCCCGAGCTGACCGGCGAGTGGGAGCACAAGCTCCGCCAGATGGAAGAGGGTGAACTCTCCCGTGAGCAGTTCATGAAGGGCATCGTCTCCATGACCGAGGAGATGATCAGCAACCTCAACGCCCCACCCCCGGCCAAGGAGACTCACCTGCGCTCACCGCTCGATGGCACACCGCTGATGGAGGATCACCGTGCGTGGTTCTCTCAAGAGTCGCTGGACATCAAGGGCCGCGCTATTCCGAAAATTTCCGTCAACAAAGTCATCGGCAACCGCAAGCTCGTCCCGGACGAGGTCGAGACCCTGCTCGAAAAACGCGAGATCGGGCCGCTCGATGGCTTCAAGTCCCGCATGGGCAAGGCCTTCTCCGCCGTGCTCAAGCTCTCCGAGAAGGACAACGGCTCCCTGCGCGTGGAGCTGGACTTCGGCGACAGCGGTAACGGCGGCGACGAGGACATCGACCTCTCGCAGTTCCCGGTCATCGGCATCTCGCCGGTGGACGGCAGCCCCGTGCACGAGACGCCCAACGCCTACATCTCCGAGGGCAAGGACGCCAAGGGCCGCGCAGCCTTCCGCATGAGCCGAAATATGCTCGGTAAGGCACTCCCGCCCGAGCAGATCAAAAAGCTCCTGACCGAGAAGAAAACCGACCTGATCAAGGGCTTCCGCTCGAACCGCACCAAGCGCCTCTTCGACGCATTCCTCACCCTCAAGGATGGCGGCAAGATCGGCTTCGAGTTCCCGCCCCGCCCCGCGAAGAAGGCGGCCAAGAAGGCTGCGAAAAAGAGCGAGACGACGGAGCAGGAATCCTAA
- a CDS encoding heparinase II/III family protein, with protein sequence MMMHLLTPRAYASALALLALPLALQAQSANAGFEKIDPEGQYAELKIIQEDGSVYRTPVEDWEGARQRVANDPEWATWLAKQKKMVDEWMERHEDRTEWVCGVWSRFVSPVDGSFLVWTDEVPGEETDFLMSRNGDRVEVTETIKQSWVYGFRARHFKRMVTAARLYRLTGEQKYADWAAEQLDFYAENEDAFPVRDTRSRIGGASLTDANYLTDMTETARLLFNDVSEERRQYWFDHLFKPEVDLLNMSMQQTHNIAVWQRSSQAQVALLYDSPDIWARVIDGPHGLREQIREGVTSDYLWYEQSMGYNGYVVRASQQLFLFAGLVGKKDQLKEEAAILQNLMLSPLFIRFPNDNLPNPADIYGIAKVQTQVLADNARTFPTVLGVQKAAQARNWNTLLDPIEVPEDDGHPVYPQVVSRNMESTCFALLKDNNWQLFFHYGQLTRSHSQAEALNWSAYYKGEVVSQDVGTTGYGSAQHKQYYSKGLAHNVPLINGEGQEHWQPGELLSFDAEGPELSVSATQPEYRSNASATRTLTLVDDELIEETTVELNDGSAPALLGLSMNLYGQPELGDAFTPVDDFAKGRPEAFRYWKDVRAASFTDEAVFDVVLEGGQVMQLTVETEGPFTLYQGSAPERLPARRAGFYLEKDDKATSASFTVTLTPIIKP encoded by the coding sequence ATGATGATGCACTTGCTTACCCCGCGTGCGTACGCGTCCGCCCTCGCTCTGTTGGCCCTGCCTCTGGCGCTTCAGGCCCAGAGCGCCAACGCCGGCTTTGAGAAGATCGACCCCGAAGGTCAGTACGCCGAGCTGAAGATCATCCAGGAGGATGGCTCGGTGTATCGCACGCCGGTGGAGGATTGGGAGGGAGCACGCCAGCGAGTTGCCAATGACCCGGAGTGGGCCACATGGCTCGCCAAGCAAAAGAAGATGGTGGATGAGTGGATGGAGCGCCATGAGGACCGCACGGAGTGGGTCTGCGGCGTGTGGAGCCGCTTCGTCAGCCCGGTGGACGGTTCGTTTCTGGTCTGGACCGATGAAGTGCCCGGCGAGGAGACAGACTTTCTCATGAGTCGGAACGGTGACCGCGTCGAGGTGACTGAGACGATCAAGCAAAGCTGGGTCTATGGATTCCGGGCACGTCACTTTAAGCGCATGGTGACCGCCGCGCGCCTGTACCGGCTGACCGGCGAGCAGAAATACGCTGACTGGGCCGCTGAGCAGCTCGATTTTTACGCAGAAAACGAAGACGCCTTTCCGGTGCGTGATACGCGCTCGCGGATCGGCGGGGCCAGCCTGACGGATGCCAACTACCTGACCGATATGACGGAAACGGCGCGCCTGCTTTTCAATGATGTGAGCGAGGAGCGGCGTCAGTACTGGTTCGATCATTTGTTTAAGCCCGAGGTGGATCTGCTCAATATGTCCATGCAGCAGACCCACAATATCGCGGTGTGGCAGCGCTCCTCTCAGGCACAGGTTGCCCTGCTGTATGACTCTCCGGATATCTGGGCCCGGGTCATCGACGGGCCGCACGGCCTGCGTGAGCAGATCCGCGAGGGGGTGACCTCTGACTATCTGTGGTACGAGCAGTCGATGGGCTACAACGGCTATGTCGTGCGGGCCTCGCAGCAGCTGTTTCTCTTCGCGGGTCTGGTTGGTAAAAAGGACCAGCTCAAGGAAGAGGCCGCTATCCTGCAAAACCTGATGCTTTCGCCCCTGTTTATCCGCTTCCCGAATGATAACCTGCCCAATCCGGCGGACATCTACGGGATCGCCAAGGTCCAGACCCAGGTGTTGGCTGACAATGCCCGCACGTTCCCGACGGTCCTGGGCGTGCAGAAAGCTGCGCAGGCTCGCAACTGGAACACCCTGCTGGACCCGATCGAGGTACCCGAGGATGACGGGCACCCCGTCTACCCCCAAGTGGTTTCACGTAATATGGAGTCGACGTGCTTCGCCCTGCTCAAGGACAACAACTGGCAGCTCTTTTTCCACTATGGGCAGCTCACGAGGTCTCACTCGCAGGCTGAAGCGCTGAACTGGTCCGCGTACTATAAGGGGGAAGTCGTCTCGCAGGACGTGGGCACCACCGGCTACGGCTCGGCTCAGCACAAGCAGTACTACTCGAAGGGGCTGGCCCATAATGTGCCGCTCATCAACGGCGAAGGCCAGGAGCACTGGCAGCCGGGCGAGCTGCTATCCTTTGATGCGGAGGGACCCGAGCTCAGTGTGAGCGCCACACAGCCGGAGTATCGCTCGAATGCCTCTGCCACCCGAACGCTGACGCTGGTCGATGATGAGCTGATTGAGGAGACCACGGTCGAGCTCAACGACGGGAGCGCTCCCGCGCTGCTGGGACTGAGTATGAACCTCTACGGCCAGCCCGAGCTCGGCGACGCATTTACACCGGTTGACGATTTTGCCAAGGGCCGTCCGGAAGCCTTCCGCTACTGGAAGGATGTGCGTGCAGCGTCCTTTACGGATGAGGCTGTGTTTGACGTCGTCCTGGAGGGCGGGCAGGTGATGCAGCTGACCGTTGAAACCGAGGGGCCCTTTACGCTCTATCAGGGGTCCGCCCCTGAGCGTCTACCTGCGCGGCGCGCTGGCTTCTATCTGGAGAAGGACGACAAGGCGACCTCAGCCAGCTTTACGGTGACGCTGACCCCTATCATAAAGCCCTGA
- a CDS encoding HAD family phosphatase, whose product MLKIPAGDFQGAIFDCDGTLADSMPVHYQAWVEAFKAHHAKFDFTWELFYSMAGTGLEDSVVQLNERFGDTLDPHATVKTQMEMLDHLHHKITPIVEVIEIARQYAAEGKKISVSSGGTYRHVHETLQQAGVHELFPVIITREDYTHSKPAPDCFLLAAERMGVPPESCVVFEDSLLGIESANRANMASVYVQPEIYSKGSGI is encoded by the coding sequence ATGTTAAAAATTCCAGCAGGTGATTTCCAGGGTGCCATCTTTGATTGCGACGGCACGCTGGCCGACAGTATGCCCGTGCACTACCAGGCCTGGGTCGAGGCCTTCAAGGCCCACCACGCCAAGTTCGACTTTACCTGGGAGCTGTTCTACTCCATGGCCGGAACCGGGCTGGAAGACTCCGTCGTGCAGCTCAACGAACGCTTCGGAGACACGCTCGATCCTCATGCTACGGTCAAGACCCAGATGGAGATGCTCGACCACTTGCACCACAAGATCACCCCCATCGTCGAGGTGATCGAGATCGCCCGGCAGTATGCGGCCGAGGGTAAGAAGATTTCCGTCTCCAGCGGCGGCACCTACCGCCATGTCCACGAGACCCTCCAGCAGGCCGGCGTGCACGAGCTGTTCCCGGTCATCATCACCCGCGAGGACTACACCCACAGTAAGCCTGCCCCGGACTGCTTCCTGCTCGCCGCCGAGCGCATGGGCGTCCCGCCGGAGAGCTGTGTCGTCTTCGAGGACAGCCTCCTGGGCATCGAGTCCGCCAACCGCGCCAACATGGCATCCGTCTACGTCCAGCCCGAGATTTACTCCAAGGGCAGCGGGATCTAG
- the menB gene encoding 1,4-dihydroxy-2-naphthoyl-CoA synthase, with product MNWTKVRDFEEIVYEKLEGEGIARVTINRPHRRNAFTPDTVAEMICAFTDAREDPKVGVVLLTGANPQTDGKYAFCAGGDQKIRGHQAGGYQGKDGVPRLNVLDLQKLIRSMPKVVIALVAGYAIGGGHVLHVVCDLTIAADNAVFGQTGPKVGSFDGGFGSSYLARIVGQKKAREIWYLCRQYNAEQAKEMGLVNEVVPVDRLQEEGVQWAREIMQHSPLSIRCLKSAFNADVDGQQGLQELAGNATLLYYLTEQGDEGRRAYVEKRKPDFSQFPWLP from the coding sequence ATGAATTGGACCAAAGTCAGGGATTTTGAAGAAATCGTATACGAGAAGCTGGAGGGCGAGGGTATTGCCCGCGTGACGATCAACCGCCCGCACCGCCGCAACGCCTTTACCCCGGATACGGTGGCCGAGATGATCTGCGCCTTTACCGATGCGCGTGAAGACCCCAAGGTCGGCGTGGTCCTGCTGACTGGTGCCAATCCGCAGACCGACGGCAAGTACGCCTTCTGTGCCGGGGGCGACCAGAAAATCCGTGGCCATCAGGCAGGTGGCTACCAGGGTAAGGACGGGGTGCCGCGCCTCAACGTACTCGACCTGCAAAAGCTTATCCGCTCCATGCCAAAGGTCGTGATCGCGCTCGTGGCCGGGTACGCGATCGGCGGTGGCCACGTGCTGCACGTGGTCTGCGACCTGACTATCGCGGCCGACAACGCCGTCTTTGGGCAGACCGGCCCGAAGGTCGGGAGCTTCGACGGCGGGTTTGGGTCGAGCTATCTCGCTCGCATCGTCGGCCAGAAGAAGGCGCGCGAGATCTGGTATCTTTGCCGCCAGTACAACGCTGAGCAGGCCAAGGAAATGGGCCTCGTCAATGAGGTCGTGCCGGTGGACCGCTTACAGGAGGAGGGTGTGCAGTGGGCGCGCGAGATCATGCAGCACAGCCCGCTCTCCATCCGCTGTCTCAAGAGTGCCTTTAACGCGGATGTGGACGGCCAGCAGGGGTTGCAGGAGCTGGCCGGTAACGCGACGCTGCTGTACTACTTAACCGAGCAGGGTGACGAGGGCCGCCGCGCCTACGTCGAAAAGCGTAAGCCTGACTTCAGCCAGTTCCCCTGGCTGCCTTGA